A window from Salvia splendens isolate huo1 unplaced genomic scaffold, SspV2 ctg614, whole genome shotgun sequence encodes these proteins:
- the LOC121790755 gene encoding cilia- and flagella-associated protein 20 — MFKNTFQSGFLSILYSLGSKPLQIWDKEVVNGQIKRLQDDDIQSNVLELVGSNVQSTYITCPADPTATLGIKLPFLVMIVKNMKKYFTFEIHVLDDKNVRRRFRASNFQAVTRVKPFICTMPLKLDEGWNQIQLNLTDLTRRAYGTNYVETLRVQVHANCRLRRIYFSDRLYSEEELPPEFKLYLPMQQKA; from the exons ATGTTTAAGAACACATTCCAGTCCGGTTTCCTTTCGATCCTTTACAGCCTGGG GAGTAAGCCTTTGCAGATATGGGATAAAGAGG TTGTCAATGGCCAGATCAAGCGACTGCAAGATGATGACATACAATCTAATGTCCTCGAATTAGTTGGGTCGAATGTCCAATCCACGTACATTACCTGCCCTGCCGATCCAACTGCAACGCTTGGTATCAAGCTTCCGTTCTTGGTTATGATTGTTAAAAATATGAAGAAGTACTTCACGTTTGAGATTCATGTGCTCGACGATAAAAATGTCCGCCGAAGATTTCGAGCTTCTAATTTTCAA GCCGTAACAAGAGTTAAACCCTTTATTTGCACCATGCCCTTGAAGTTGGATGAGGGCTGGAACCAAATCCAGCTGAACCTCACTGACCTTACTCGACGTGCATATGGAACTAACTATGTTGAGACTCTGAGAGTTCAGGTTCATGCCAATTGCCGCCTGAGAAGGATATATTTCTCTGATCGCCTCTACTCAGAGGAGGAACTCCCACCAGAATTCAAACTATATCTCCCAATGCAGCAG AAAGCCTGA
- the LOC121790754 gene encoding uncharacterized protein LOC121790754, translated as MFNAALNSTRHIELFVEYSSVRNAFIPPIVDHGVGSSTRFEPLSIDCGMNEQTDVADAADVGLNTQENVQEHADVHVVRGDLDDPELSSSSSDDILSDDSVIRRHGTIVEWRHNELLSQGRTKVFYYVFWALGPAIHAFQECQPVLTIDGTHLRGRFKETGDSWEWFLDHVRIHVVRYEREVCIISDRHKGILKAMRSDEWKKPPICHHKFCLIHVRKNILTKLKGNGAKAKGMIWALGVTTQVRKYMRRRRALREESLVAIHELNKAKKENWSLCYDDELRWGVPSTNMSESYNNVLRGIRELPIRALVDLIFWRTVEWWADRKIEIQHTEGRLTPWARDKLAANDTKGQMHYCSVLDREIGHYQIQSRPRVEKGQAKGNNRQDVEFMDSKCSCGKWQMWRVPCSHACTVARDRGNSMFELIDKHNHKATWEAQYYGVSFQAPRHEDYWANPGWKLRITPEQLLPRKRGRGRTRRIPN; from the exons ATGTTCAATGCggctctaaattctactcggcatattgaattatttgttgagtattcgtctgTTCGAAATGCCTTCATTCCACCAATTGTTGATCATGGTGTTGGATCATCTACGAGGTTTGAACCTTTGAGCATTGATTGCGGTATGAATGAGCAAACAGATGTTGCAGATGCTGCTGATGTTGGATTGAATACTCAAGAGAATGTACAAGAGCATGCTGATGTTCATGTTGTACGAGGAGACCTTGATGATCCAGAATTGTCGTCATCATCGTCTGATGatattttaagtgatgattctg ttataagaaggcatg GCACAATCGTTGAGTGGAGGCATAACGAGTTGTTGAGCCAGGGCCGTACTAAAGTCTTCTATTACGTGTTCTGGGCACTTGGGCCTGCTATACATGCTTTCCAGGAGTGCCAACCAGTTTTAACAATAGACGGGACTCACCttcgaggaagatttaaag aaactgGCGACAGCTGGgagtggtttttggatcatgtcagaaTTCATGTGGTGAGGTACGAAAGGGAGGTGTGCATCATTTCGGATAGGCATAAAGGAATCCTTAAGGCTATGCGTTCTGATGAATGGAAAAAGCCGCCGATATGTCACCATAAATTTTGTTTGATCCATGTGAGGAAAAATATATTGACAAAACTTAAGGGTAATGGCGCTAAAGCGAAAGGCATGATATGGGCATTGGGTGTCACAACTCAAGTACGCAAGTACATGCGGAGACGACGTGCACTACGGGAGGAAAGTCTTGTTGCGATACACGAGCTCAACAAAGCCAAAAAAGAGAATTGGTCTCTTTGTTACGATGATGAACTGAGATGGGGGGTGCCCTCAACAAACATGTCAGAGAGCTACAACAACGTGTTGAGAGGTATAAGAGAGCTGCCAATTAGAGCTTTGGTTGATCTGATATTTTGGAGAACAGTGGAATGGTGGGCAGATAGAAAGATAGAAATACAACATACCGAAGGCCGGTTGACCCCGTGGGCGAGGGACAAACTTGCTGCGAATGATACGAAGGGGCAAATGCATTACTGTTCAGTACTTGACCGAGAAATAGGTCATTACCAAATTCAAAGTCGTCCACGTGTTGAAAAGGGACAGGCAAAGGGCAATAATAGACAAGACGTCGAGTTCATGGATTCAAAGTGCAGTTGTgggaagtggcagatgtggagagttCCTTGTTCCCATGCGTGCACCGTTGCCAGAGATCGAGGTAACTCCATGTTTGAACTCATTGATAAACACAACCACAAAGCTACGTGGGAAGCACAGTACTATGGTGTCTCATTTCAAGCACCAAGACACGAAGACTATTGGGCAAATCCTGGATGGAAATTGCGTATCACCCCTGAGCAGCTGCTTCCTCGAAAGCGCGGACGAGGCAGGACAAGGAGGATTCCTAATTAA